From one Mesomycoplasma ovipneumoniae genomic stretch:
- a CDS encoding acetate/propionate family kinase — MKSKILVINAGSSSIKWQIFEKDTLDLLGAGLIERIGLQEGKIKMTFDEKSYNLSKDFPTHSDALESQIQLWKDNNLVQNLEEFELVGFRIVHGGASFNAPARLDDSAIEKIEEAAKFAPLHNPGALATISAIKKLLPWAKLSASFDTAFHASIPKVNYTYPINTQIANKYGIRKYGFHGISHKYITTQVEKIYNSDSVNFVNMHIGNGISLCAVKDSASVDTSMGMTPLAGVTMGTRSGDVDPSILTYLGTTAHFSFTDLDALLNKQSGLLGLSNVSSDLRDVISAADNGNQDASFALEVYVQKIVDYLINYINKVGKNIKALVFTGGVGENSALIRASVIAKIQLPKLNLVLNQELNSRPIPEFGAIEKISAPESDLDIFVIKTNEELLIAKNALKVWN, encoded by the coding sequence ATGAAGAGTAAAATTTTAGTTATAAACGCTGGTTCATCCTCAATTAAATGACAAATTTTTGAAAAAGATACATTAGATTTGCTCGGAGCTGGACTAATCGAAAGAATTGGACTTCAAGAAGGCAAAATCAAAATGACATTTGACGAAAAAAGCTACAACTTGAGCAAAGATTTTCCAACTCATTCTGATGCCTTAGAGAGTCAAATTCAACTTTGAAAAGACAATAATTTAGTCCAAAACCTAGAAGAATTTGAGCTTGTTGGATTTCGAATTGTTCACGGGGGCGCAAGTTTTAATGCTCCAGCTCGCCTTGATGATTCAGCAATAGAAAAAATTGAAGAAGCAGCAAAATTTGCGCCTTTGCACAATCCAGGGGCGCTTGCAACTATTAGCGCTATCAAAAAATTACTTCCTTGAGCAAAATTATCAGCAAGTTTTGACACTGCTTTTCATGCAAGTATCCCTAAAGTTAATTACACATATCCAATTAATACCCAAATAGCAAACAAGTACGGAATAAGAAAATACGGATTTCACGGCATTTCTCACAAATATATAACAACACAAGTTGAAAAAATCTATAATTCTGATTCAGTTAATTTTGTAAACATGCACATTGGGAATGGGATTTCTTTGTGCGCTGTTAAAGATTCGGCTTCAGTTGATACTTCAATGGGAATGACGCCACTTGCAGGTGTTACCATGGGAACCCGAAGCGGTGATGTAGACCCCTCAATTTTAACCTACCTAGGCACAACAGCTCATTTTTCCTTCACTGATTTAGACGCACTTTTAAACAAACAATCAGGACTTTTAGGACTTTCAAACGTTTCTTCTGACCTTCGGGATGTCATTTCTGCCGCAGACAACGGTAATCAAGATGCAAGTTTTGCCCTTGAAGTTTATGTGCAAAAAATTGTCGACTATCTAATTAATTACATTAATAAGGTTGGTAAAAACATTAAAGCTTTAGTTTTTACCGGTGGAGTAGGCGAAAATTCAGCACTAATTCGCGCTTCGGTAATTGCAAAAATCCAATTACCGAAGTTGAATTTAGTTCTTAATCAAGAACTAAATTCAAGACCAATTCCAGAATTTGGTGCTATTGAAAAAATTTCAGCACCAGAATCAGATCTTGACATTTTCGTAATCAAAACAAACGAAGAACTGTTAATAGCAAAAAACGCGCTCAAAGTTTGAAACTAA
- a CDS encoding phosphate acetyltransferase, with product MTYQNYLELRLKQQNETKSLRSVLIIDGHDERAIQAAQQLKAKNLVRPILLVDELYENLEIDQYLVDEEEKQTFIQQFLKIRKNKETLESAVAQFDSNAFYGTMLLRNKKVDAVIGGLNYPTAEILRAAFKIIGPKPDIKTISSVMIMHRGDEKYLFSDISVNILPNETQLADIAKNALDFAIQLGFDPKPAFLSFSTKGSAKSPQSDAVSRAVKMFNATSPIEAYGEIQLDAALDYKVRRQKYGENVATNANVLIFPNLDAGNIGYKIAQRLGGFGAIGPIITGIAAPINDLSRGATVEDVFYTALISALQVEKDK from the coding sequence ATGACATACCAAAATTATCTTGAATTACGACTAAAACAACAAAATGAAACTAAGAGTCTACGTTCAGTTTTAATTATTGACGGACATGATGAACGGGCAATTCAAGCCGCTCAGCAATTAAAAGCTAAAAATTTAGTTAGACCAATTTTACTTGTTGACGAATTATATGAGAATCTTGAAATCGACCAGTATTTAGTTGACGAAGAAGAAAAACAAACTTTTATACAACAATTTTTAAAAATCCGTAAAAACAAAGAAACATTAGAATCAGCTGTCGCCCAATTTGATTCTAATGCATTTTACGGGACAATGCTTCTTCGGAACAAAAAAGTTGACGCTGTAATAGGCGGACTTAATTATCCAACTGCAGAAATTCTTCGTGCTGCATTCAAAATTATCGGACCAAAACCAGATATTAAAACAATTTCTTCCGTAATGATAATGCATCGAGGTGATGAAAAATACTTATTTAGTGATATTTCGGTAAATATTTTACCAAACGAAACTCAATTAGCTGATATCGCTAAAAACGCACTTGACTTTGCAATTCAACTTGGATTTGACCCTAAACCAGCCTTTTTATCATTTTCAACAAAAGGATCAGCCAAATCACCTCAATCTGATGCCGTATCTAGAGCTGTAAAAATGTTCAATGCAACCTCACCAATTGAAGCTTATGGTGAAATTCAACTAGATGCAGCCCTTGACTATAAAGTGCGTCGCCAAAAATATGGTGAAAATGTTGCTACAAATGCGAATGTTTTAATTTTTCCAAATCTTGATGCTGGAAATATTGGCTACAAAATCGCTCAAAGACTTGGTGGCTTTGGGGCGATAGGCCCAATAATCACCGGAATTGCTGCTCCTATTAATGACTTATCACGTGGAGCAACGGTTGAAGATGTTTTTTACACCGCACTAATTAGCGCACTTCAAGTTGAAAAGGACAAATAA